One window of Mesorhizobium sp. WSM4904 genomic DNA carries:
- the flgK gene encoding flagellar hook-associated protein FlgK translates to MSLSTALSIAQSALLATSKQTSVVSRNVADASNPDYARRVAVVTSTAPGARSVEIQRAANDLLFRQNLSALSAWSGQSALYSGMDQLDLSVNGVDNASSPSTAIANLQQQLQLYATTPSNQTLATSVIDAAKQVVNSLNGGTTAIQDFRTQTDGQIATAVDDLNSLLSQFQDANKAVISGTRSGTDVSDALDQRDALLKKIAEYVPVSTFTRGDNDMVITTKDGTTLFETVPRSVTFTPSAGYTAGTPGNTIYIDNVPLSAGTGDSATADGKLAGMLKLRDDVAATMQAQLDEIARGLITAFAETAPSQPNATGLFTWSGAPAIPAAGTLVNGLAGSISVNAAFDPSAGGNPSLLRDGGANGAAYISNTGGASYSDLLIAYGNRLDQPMAFDTSAGITVSSSVSDYAANAIGWFEGVRQQASTNADAKEALATRTAEALSNDTGVNVDQEMSLLLDLEHTYQASARMMKTVSDMLDSLLSAVG, encoded by the coding sequence ATGTCCCTTTCTACCGCATTAAGCATCGCCCAGTCGGCGCTCCTGGCCACATCCAAGCAAACCAGCGTCGTGTCGCGCAACGTAGCCGACGCATCCAACCCGGATTATGCCCGTCGCGTCGCCGTCGTCACCAGCACGGCGCCCGGCGCGCGATCGGTGGAGATACAGCGCGCCGCGAACGACCTTCTGTTCCGGCAGAACCTTTCCGCGCTGTCGGCATGGAGCGGCCAGAGCGCGCTCTACAGCGGCATGGATCAGCTCGACCTCTCGGTCAACGGCGTCGATAACGCATCGTCCCCGTCGACCGCGATCGCCAACCTGCAGCAGCAGCTGCAGCTCTACGCCACGACGCCGTCGAACCAGACCCTCGCCACCAGCGTCATCGATGCCGCCAAGCAGGTGGTGAATTCGCTCAATGGCGGCACCACGGCGATCCAGGACTTCCGCACCCAGACCGATGGCCAGATCGCCACCGCGGTCGACGACCTCAACTCGCTGCTCAGCCAATTCCAGGACGCCAACAAGGCCGTCATCTCGGGCACGCGCTCGGGCACGGATGTGTCCGACGCGCTCGATCAGCGCGACGCGCTTCTGAAGAAGATCGCCGAATATGTCCCCGTCTCGACCTTCACGCGCGGCGACAACGACATGGTCATCACCACCAAGGACGGCACGACGCTGTTCGAGACGGTGCCGCGGTCGGTGACCTTCACGCCTTCGGCCGGCTACACCGCCGGCACGCCCGGCAACACGATCTACATCGACAATGTGCCGCTTTCGGCAGGCACCGGCGACAGCGCCACCGCCGACGGCAAGCTTGCCGGCATGCTGAAGCTGCGCGACGACGTCGCCGCGACCATGCAGGCCCAGCTCGACGAGATCGCGCGTGGCCTGATCACGGCCTTTGCCGAGACGGCACCCTCTCAGCCCAACGCGACGGGCCTGTTCACCTGGTCCGGCGCCCCGGCCATTCCCGCCGCCGGCACCCTGGTCAACGGTCTGGCCGGCTCGATCAGCGTCAATGCCGCGTTTGATCCGAGCGCCGGCGGCAACCCGTCGCTGCTGCGCGATGGCGGCGCCAACGGCGCGGCCTATATTTCGAACACCGGCGGCGCTTCCTACTCGGACCTTTTGATTGCCTACGGCAACCGGCTCGATCAGCCGATGGCCTTCGACACGTCGGCCGGCATCACCGTCAGCTCCAGCGTCTCGGACTATGCCGCCAACGCCATCGGCTGGTTCGAAGGCGTGCGCCAGCAGGCGTCGACCAATGCCGACGCCAAGGAGGCGCTGGCCACGCGTACCGCCGAAGCGCTGTCGAACGATACCGGCGTCAATGTCGATCAGGAAATGTCGCTGCTTCTCGACCTCGAGCATACCTATCAGGCGTCCGCGCGCATGATGAAGACCGTCAGCGACATGCTGGACTCCCTCTTGAGCGCGGTGGGATAA
- a CDS encoding flagellar hook protein FlgE, translating to MSLYGMMRTGVSGMNAQANRLSTVADNIANSDTTGYKRSSAEFSTLIMPSTGGAYNSGGVTTTIRSAVSSQGVLQYTTSVSDLAVNGDGFFVVQDPSGTPYLTRAGAFVPDAQGRLVNAAGYQLMAYSYANGDPAATANGFEGLVPVQISDQEMTATPSTEGNFTGNLPAGATPVAAGSLPSTNSATAEYTSKSSLVAYDNLGNKVLLDVYFTNTGSGTWQVSVFDQSKATPGTSFPYTGGALGTANLTFDTTTGKLTGATTGISFAVPNGSTLNLDLSKLTQLGTGFTVSDAKVNGNPPSTIEKIQISQDGVIYAQYQDGTTKPLYKIPLADVQSPDNLTAMPGNVYVQSADSGAVRIGFANEGKLGSVVSGALENSNVDIAEELTNMIAAQRSYTANSKVFQTGSDLMDVLVNLKR from the coding sequence ATGAGCCTCTATGGAATGATGCGGACCGGCGTCTCCGGTATGAACGCGCAGGCCAACCGCTTGTCCACGGTGGCCGACAACATCGCGAACTCCGACACCACCGGCTACAAGCGTTCCTCCGCCGAGTTCTCGACGCTCATCATGCCGAGCACGGGCGGCGCCTACAATTCGGGCGGCGTCACGACGACCATCCGTTCCGCCGTCAGCTCGCAGGGCGTCTTGCAATACACCACCTCGGTATCGGACCTCGCCGTCAACGGCGACGGCTTCTTCGTCGTGCAGGACCCGAGCGGCACCCCTTACCTCACCCGCGCCGGCGCCTTCGTTCCGGACGCCCAGGGTCGGCTGGTCAATGCCGCCGGCTACCAGCTGATGGCTTACAGCTACGCCAACGGCGATCCGGCCGCGACCGCGAACGGCTTCGAGGGCCTGGTGCCGGTGCAGATCTCCGATCAGGAGATGACGGCGACGCCGAGCACGGAAGGCAATTTCACCGGCAACCTGCCGGCGGGCGCGACGCCGGTCGCAGCGGGCAGCCTGCCCTCCACCAACAGCGCGACCGCCGAATACACCTCGAAGTCTTCGCTGGTCGCCTATGACAATCTCGGCAACAAGGTGCTGCTCGACGTCTATTTCACCAACACCGGTTCGGGCACCTGGCAGGTCTCGGTCTTCGACCAGTCGAAGGCGACCCCCGGCACATCCTTCCCTTATACGGGCGGCGCGCTGGGTACGGCCAATCTCACCTTCGACACCACCACAGGCAAGCTGACCGGCGCGACCACGGGCATCTCCTTTGCCGTGCCGAACGGCTCGACCCTCAACCTCGATCTCTCCAAGCTGACCCAGCTCGGCACCGGTTTCACGGTCTCCGACGCCAAGGTCAACGGCAATCCGCCGAGCACGATCGAGAAAATCCAGATCAGCCAGGACGGCGTCATCTACGCGCAGTACCAGGACGGCACTACCAAGCCGCTCTACAAGATACCGCTGGCCGACGTTCAGAGCCCCGACAACCTCACTGCGATGCCGGGCAACGTCTATGTGCAGAGCGCCGACTCCGGCGCCGTTCGCATCGGCTTTGCCAATGAAGGAAAACTCGGTTCGGTCGTTTCCGGCGCGCTCGAAAATTCCAACGTCGACATCGCCGAGGAACTGACCAACATGATCGCGGCGCAGCGCAGCTACACCGCCAATTCGAAAGTCTTCCAGACCGGTTCCGACCTCATGGACGTCCTCGTCAACCTGAAGAGATAA
- a CDS encoding response regulator transcription factor produces MIVIVDERELVTEGYSSLFDREGVATAGFAPGEFGEWVSSAADTDLRSVRAFLIGDCREGAISPRQIRDRTGAPVIALSEQHSLEHTLRLFESGVDDVVRKPVHIREILARITAIRRRAHEETAYTEVGSMRIFMDGRDPEIDGEPLPLPRRERRILEYLASNRGRRVTKTQVFNAIYGIFDEEVEENVVESHISKLRKKLREKLGHDPIDSKRFLGYRLVF; encoded by the coding sequence ATGATCGTGATCGTTGATGAGCGCGAGCTCGTAACTGAGGGCTATAGCTCACTTTTCGATCGCGAGGGCGTTGCGACAGCGGGCTTCGCGCCGGGCGAGTTCGGCGAGTGGGTGAGTTCCGCCGCCGACACCGATCTCAGATCCGTCAGGGCCTTCCTCATCGGCGATTGCCGCGAGGGCGCCATCTCGCCGCGTCAGATCCGCGACCGCACCGGCGCGCCGGTGATCGCGCTCAGCGAGCAGCATTCGCTGGAACACACGCTGCGGCTTTTCGAGAGCGGCGTCGACGACGTCGTCCGCAAGCCGGTGCACATCCGCGAGATTCTCGCCCGCATCACCGCCATCCGCCGCCGCGCGCACGAAGAGACCGCCTACACCGAAGTCGGCTCGATGCGCATCTTCATGGACGGACGCGATCCGGAGATCGACGGCGAGCCGCTACCGCTGCCGCGTCGCGAGCGGCGCATCCTGGAATATCTGGCCAGCAACCGCGGCCGGCGCGTGACCAAGACGCAGGTGTTCAACGCCATCTACGGCATCTTCGACGAGGAGGTCGAGGAGAACGTGGTGGAGAGCCACATCTCGAAGCTGCGCAAGAAACTGCGCGAGAAGCTTGGCCATGACCCGATCGATTCCAAGAGGTTCCTCGGCTACCGGCTGGTGTTCTGA
- a CDS encoding transglycosylase SLT domain-containing protein translates to MTHRNSAALLRLFAKALATISISSLAAAGAAGAVSNPCEPEILRAADRYGVPAGILYAVGLTETGKKGTLQPNALNIEGKAVFPRSRDEALATFENAYREGKTLIDLGCMQINHRYHGDHFRSVEDMLDPHQNVDYAARFLASLHARHMTWSMAVARYHAGPDNDPAQKIYVCRVIANMVATGFGKWTPDASAFCNQK, encoded by the coding sequence ATGACGCACAGGAATTCAGCCGCGCTGCTTCGCCTCTTCGCGAAGGCGCTGGCGACGATATCTATATCTAGCCTGGCCGCCGCCGGCGCGGCTGGCGCCGTCTCCAATCCTTGCGAGCCGGAGATCCTGCGCGCCGCCGACCGTTACGGCGTGCCGGCGGGAATCCTCTATGCGGTCGGCCTTACCGAAACGGGGAAGAAGGGCACCCTCCAACCCAACGCATTGAATATAGAAGGAAAAGCTGTTTTCCCGCGTAGCCGTGACGAGGCGCTGGCGACATTCGAGAATGCCTACCGCGAGGGCAAGACGCTGATCGACCTCGGCTGCATGCAGATCAATCATCGCTATCACGGCGATCATTTCCGCAGCGTCGAGGACATGCTCGACCCGCACCAGAATGTCGACTACGCGGCGCGCTTCCTGGCAAGCCTGCATGCCCGCCATATGACCTGGTCGATGGCCGTCGCCCGTTATCATGCCGGCCCCGACAACGACCCGGCGCAAAAGATCTATGTCTGCCGCGTCATTGCCAACATGGTCGCCACCGGCTTCGGCAAATGGACGCCTGACGCCAGCGCCTTCTGCAATCAGAAGTAG
- a CDS encoding flagellar hook-length control protein FliK: MTSAQMTSQASPGFGPAHAKPHRQAVDGKEKGSNFGEMVHGAEKSAQRGKPSAEPASSDTHPARRTIAGSPQAQPDQGGQSKTVATKPVTGKAAKNNADTSHKNTADDASAAAQSSDAAQPENGLPLLMALGDMRHFATSTNADRGGSAAEAEAQPSIGQSAASQLAIRQGRPTLADASDTSEPLPQSGRATMVDKPGPGFGQKPAGAGAAALVPRDDTRPGAPGTETDAATPQGWRPTVAQRTAQTAQSTASINQAKPSSAAGRMDVVSQQSFPAPPQNPVSQTASALVEAIASDNGVQQAFSSASIAAQTATSVAVPTHVLKIELHPSELGMVTASLRLSGEQLSIEMKPETHEAYRRLTADSDAIVKSLRGLGFDVDHVTILQPSIAVHSASRADANAPLPMSTGRDQPSFQPGNSGGNSAGGDQQPGRNDGNDAQEFSRAASPLREGAGDDIYI; this comes from the coding sequence ATGACCAGCGCCCAGATGACCAGTCAGGCCTCGCCGGGATTCGGCCCCGCCCACGCCAAGCCGCATCGGCAGGCTGTCGACGGCAAGGAAAAAGGCTCGAACTTCGGCGAGATGGTGCATGGCGCCGAAAAGTCGGCCCAGCGCGGCAAGCCGTCGGCAGAGCCTGCGTCCTCCGACACGCATCCGGCGCGTCGCACTATCGCCGGCTCGCCCCAGGCACAGCCCGATCAGGGCGGGCAGAGCAAGACAGTCGCGACAAAGCCGGTGACCGGCAAAGCCGCCAAGAACAACGCGGACACCAGCCACAAGAACACAGCGGACGATGCCAGTGCCGCGGCGCAGTCGTCCGATGCCGCTCAGCCCGAGAATGGCTTGCCCTTGCTGATGGCGCTGGGCGACATGCGCCATTTCGCAACGTCGACAAATGCCGATCGCGGCGGATCCGCCGCCGAGGCAGAGGCCCAGCCCTCCATCGGCCAGTCCGCCGCTTCGCAGCTGGCGATCCGTCAGGGCAGACCCACATTGGCCGACGCTTCAGACACCTCCGAACCGTTGCCGCAATCCGGTCGGGCAACGATGGTGGACAAACCCGGACCGGGCTTCGGACAAAAGCCGGCCGGCGCCGGGGCGGCCGCGTTGGTTCCCAGGGACGATACCCGGCCCGGAGCACCCGGAACCGAAACCGACGCCGCGACGCCGCAAGGCTGGCGACCGACGGTCGCCCAGAGGACAGCGCAGACGGCGCAGTCCACAGCGTCGATCAATCAGGCCAAGCCGTCCTCCGCCGCCGGGCGCATGGATGTCGTCAGCCAGCAGAGTTTCCCGGCGCCGCCGCAAAATCCCGTCAGCCAGACGGCATCGGCGCTGGTTGAGGCGATCGCTTCGGACAACGGCGTCCAGCAAGCCTTCTCGAGCGCCTCGATCGCCGCTCAAACGGCCACTTCTGTTGCCGTTCCGACACATGTCCTCAAGATCGAGCTCCACCCTTCGGAGCTCGGCATGGTGACTGCGAGCCTGCGGCTTTCCGGCGAGCAACTTTCGATTGAGATGAAACCGGAAACCCATGAGGCGTACCGCCGTCTGACCGCCGACAGCGACGCCATCGTCAAGTCGCTCCGCGGTCTTGGTTTCGACGTCGACCATGTCACCATCCTGCAACCCTCGATAGCAGTTCATTCGGCCAGCCGCGCCGATGCAAACGCCCCTCTGCCGATGTCGACAGGCCGCGACCAGCCTTCGTTCCAACCGGGGAATTCGGGCGGCAACAGCGCCGGCGGAGACCAGCAACCGGGAAGGAACGACGGCAATGACGCACAGGAATTCAGCCGCGCTGCTTCGCCTCTTCGCGAAGGCGCTGGCGACGATATCTATATCTAG